Proteins co-encoded in one Hemibagrus wyckioides isolate EC202008001 linkage group LG26, SWU_Hwy_1.0, whole genome shotgun sequence genomic window:
- the LOC131347160 gene encoding microfibril-associated glycoprotein 4-like, with protein MLLLLMLALSSLVHSAPLFNMSQPLDCEDVYNFKISVMKNASVPNGVYTIYPAGSNKPVKVYCDMGCLENGSQHNEKWTVIQRRINGNVSFYQPWAQYKTGFGDPAGEYWLGLENIFLMTNTEKYQLRVDMEDFEKGSAYAQYTTFSVNQESTNYMLNIGGYINGGAGDSLSYVNGRGFSTFDKDPTGYCAENYAGGFWYYWGYWSQCHYANPNGLYKYGNVGTAYTGIMWQTWKGSYYSVKTIMMKIRRMGLEDLTNL; from the exons ATGCTACTGTTGCTGATGTTAGCATTGTCCTCGCTGGTCCACTCGGCTCCTCTCTTTAACATGTCCCAGCCACTGGACTGTGAAGATGTTTACAATTTCAAGATAAGCGTAATGAAGAACGCCTCTGTTCCCAATGGAGTGTACACCATTTACCCAGCAGGGTCTAATAAACCTGTGAAGGTGTACTGTGATATGGGCTGCCTGGAAAACGGTAGCCAACACAATGagaagtggaca GTGATTCAGAGGAGAATCAACGGCAATGTGAGTTTCTATCAGCCATGGGCGCAGTATAAGACTGGATTTGGTGATCCCGCTGGTGAATACTGGCTAG gtctggaaaacatatttttgatgacCAACACGGAGAAGTATCAGTTGAGAGTGGACATGGAGGATTTTGAGAAAGGCAGTGCCTATGCCCAGTACACTACATTCTCTGTCAACCAAGAGTCCACTAACTACATGCTGAATATCGGAGGCTACATCAATGGAGGAGCAG GTGATTCTTTGTCCTATGTGAATGGAAGAGGTTTCTCAACCTTTGACAAAGATCCAACAGGATATTGTGCAGAGAATTACGCTGGAGGCTTCTGGTACTACTGGGGGTACTGGTCACAATGCCATTACGCCAACCCCAATGGCCTGTACAAATACGGGAATGTGGGCACAGCATACACAGGGATCATGTGGCAGACCTGGAAAGGTAGCTACTACTCTGTGAAGACCATCATGATGAAGATCAGAAGGATGGGTCTGGAAGATCTTACAAACCTTTAG